From a single Scylla paramamosain isolate STU-SP2022 chromosome 28, ASM3559412v1, whole genome shotgun sequence genomic region:
- the LOC135114756 gene encoding vitelline membrane outer layer protein 1 homolog, translating to MLLLAVLALALAAPSLAYSPDDFIHSLGATFLGFWGATEACPVGSYARAFELKVEKQHWGVDDDTSVNAIRLYCYNAAGEPTGNVTSSTMNRGSWTGVYSCDEGDFLYGYNLKSQPDQGSLTDDTAANALRMYCRQTSDYLESPGNKWGSWLEPSFCRSGMGVCGLMTLVEEDQGTFGDDTALNDVRFLCCDLP from the exons ATGCTGCTCCTCGCAGTCCTCGCCCTCGCCCTCGCGGCGCCCTCTCTAG CGTACAGCCCAGACGACTTCATTCACTCCCTAGGAGCGACCTTCCTGGGCTTCTGGGGGGCGACTGAGGCTTGTCCTGTGGGGTCCTACGCCAGGGCTTTCGAGCTCAAG GTGGAAAAGCAGCACTGGGGCGTGGATGACGACACGAGCGTTAACGCCATCAGGCTCTACTGCTACAACGCGGCAGGGGAGCCCACTGGCAACGTCACTTCCTCCACCATGAACCGCGGCTCCTGGACAGGCGTGTATTCCTGTGATGAAGGGGATTTCCTCTATGGGTACAACCTGAAG AGTCAACCAGACCAAGGCTCCCTCACTGATGATACCGCCGCCAACGCTCTGCGCATGTACTGTCGCCAGACGTCTGATTACCTCGAGTCTCCGGGGAACAAGTGGGGCAGTTGGCTTGAGCCATCCTTCTGCAGGAGTGGCATGGGGGTGTGTGGCCTCATGACCCTCGTAGAGGAGGACCAGGGCACTTTCGGCGACGACACGGCTCTTAATGACGTCCGCTTCCTGTGTTGCGATTTGCCCTAG